A section of the Agrococcus sp. SGAir0287 genome encodes:
- a CDS encoding WXG100 family type VII secretion target gives MSRYVVDSDAIDSARAAAHATVGRIQTDVAALLGQLQALQDSWSGGASAAFQGTVSQWRGTQASVEESLRQITIALQHAGQQYADVESANMRLFAV, from the coding sequence ATGAGCAGGTACGTCGTCGACAGCGACGCCATCGACAGCGCCAGGGCGGCCGCGCACGCGACCGTCGGCAGGATCCAGACCGACGTGGCCGCCCTCCTGGGGCAGCTGCAGGCGCTGCAGGACTCCTGGTCGGGCGGCGCGTCCGCCGCATTCCAGGGCACCGTCTCGCAGTGGCGCGGCACGCAGGCGAGCGTCGAGGAGTCGCTGCGGCAGATCACGATCGCGCTGCAGCACGCCGGGCAGCAGTACGCCGACGTCGAGAGCGCGAACATGCGACTCTTCGCCGTCTGA